Sequence from the Pagrus major chromosome 15, Pma_NU_1.0 genome:
GTGTTTATCTCTTGTTATATTTGTCAACAGGTGATTGAGATGGCGTCCTCCAATTATAGGCCAAAGGGGTTCCTCACTAAAAAGCTCAACTCGCAGCATACTATGGTTGTCAGCAGTCTGAGGAAGGAGAATGCCTACCTGAGGAAGACCCTGGCTGAGATGTCTCGTCAACATGCAGAACACAATAAGCTAGTAGAGGTAAACTTTATCCAACAATCCTGTTTATCTGTTAACTATCAAACAAAAGTGAACTAGACCACTTAGCTCCCcctaatgttgtgttttccctttttattcaGGGTATCATTTTTACAGTAGTGGAGCATTAGtgaaacaactttttttctctgtcttttcgcAGCACTTCCTCTCTCTTGAATCTGTTAGGCGGGAGACTTGTCTGCAGCTGACGGCCAAAGAGAAGAAGATTGCGTTGCCATCAGAGCAGCTGAGTGACGAAGAAGAGAAGCTGACAGATGAAGTGAGTATGAAGAGAAAGGACAGCATATCAATTTGTGCCAGAGAGATTGAAGAAATCAAGAACAAGCTGTATGCCTCTATAAGCTGGAGTTCATTCTTCTGATGCTCAGAcataacacaaaatgttttagtGCTGGACATTACAACACATGTTACTTTTTCTGATAAAATTGGCTGTTACAATTCACCATATTTGGCACTTCCAATAAAATCTTTACAGTGTTAGATGCTTAAAAGTATAAACTGATGTTCTGCTCAGCCTTGGGTGCAGATTGGTAGCACATAAAAGGCCATATTCACAgtggacattttgacatgtcattgTAGAAAAAGCACTGGCACAATAAAAGGAATTCAGGTATCATTTGATTTGCCAAGCCCCCTTCACCTCttaccacttttacaccactagatggcagcagtTGCTTTTTATTGTCAGTCTTCGATCTAGAGGAGGAGTATTGTCCATGAAAACACACTTCCTCATACAGAGCATGCCATCACAGTGACATTCTGGATTATGTAGACAGCATAAGACTAGATGCTCTGAATCATCTGTGTTTTTGGCCTTGTTATCACATGTCATAATggagtttattttattaaagcagTTGGGTAAATTGGGTTGTTGGACTGTATGTTCCTGTCTTCAAATAGGACCCCACTTCAGATGAAGGGGCCTCATCTAACAATATAAGAGAGCTGCAAAATCACTTCAATGATGTAAGTTCTTTGTGGTTTGCTGCAcagctgtttgtatttttcaccTAATCCACCTCTACGTTTTTTGTTACTCCTAACTTTTAagtctgtgtgtgcttttgtctCTAAGAGaggatgtgtgtctgtgtacagtaTACATGTCTTGCTGAGTGTTTTTGCTTTAGAGCCATCCCCCTGGCACAAcactctctttctgtctttgtcagttatGTGTTTCTCACTCTTTTATTCAATCCCCCGAGGCTTTGGAGAAGAACAAGCAGTGGCTGGAATATGACCAGCAGAGAGAGGCCTATGTGAGGGCAATTCTGGCCAGAATTTTATGGCTTGAGAAGCAGCTGAACGAAGCCAATCAGGCCCGCTCACAGCGGCAGCACAATGAAGACTATTCAGATGGTGAGCCAGAGGGACAGTGGGCAGTGGGCACTCACCACTGGGGCAACAAGGGGCAACAGACTGTCACAACAAGGTTTTTAAGATCTCGAGATTGTCCTGAAGTAGCCCACTATCACAGAATCTCGGGCTTGCAATGTACCTttagaataatgttttttatttatattactaCATGGTGCATGTGATTGTATCTAACATCTTTGATTGTAAATGTTAACCTACAAAATCCtccttttttaacttttcattttcatcttctctCATTACAGAGAAGGAGCGAATGAACCAGCTGCAGGAGCGCTTTGAACAACTCCTACAGAAAGCCAACGACCACCTGGGGGTGGTCAGGGAAAAGAATGACATGACCAACCAGAACCTGTTTATGACCCAGCAAAGGTATGTGTGCTactaaaaacaaactaaataatattGTCCTGCTCAGTTGGAGAAGGTTAGACTGGTTGTCAGCTACATGACAGAGCAGTTGATGTGTAGGTTCATGGAAAtggagagggaggtggaggagctcAAGCAGCAGCTACAGGCTGAAAAAATGAGCAGAAAAGGTGCAGCAGAAGATCACCATCACTGTGAGGAAGAAATGGTGAGTGATGAGGACAAAGACCTTCAACGCAGACTGGATGATGAGAAGCCTAAATCGGCGAACTTTGAGCTGCATGTACATCTTCATTAAACTATTCATCCAGTAAGTAGGAAAAATACAAGACTTATTGTCAAGAcagaattataaaaaaataaatctctctTCTCAGGAACAATTAATGCAATTAATGTTAGATCGTCACCATGCAGACTGGGCAGATATTAAAGACCTGGAGCGACAGGTATGACAGAAGCTCACTTTGTATCACCTCACCTCACACCTCTGCTATATTAGATTCTTCATTGTAATGCGAACTTTTAAAATTTTAGGTCCAGGTTTTTTCACAAGATCTTGATGATGAGAGGCAGAACTGTTCATATTTGAAGAAGCAGATGGTCAGAGTCCTGAAGCTGCTGCAAAAGAATAAAGACAGTGGAACAAGGCAGTCAAAGGTTGGCATGAATAGTGCAATGGACTAGATTAGTAATCTCCACACTTCATCAGTGATGAGCCTGAAAGCTGCCTGAACTGTTTTTTGTGCACTTGCGGGCAACTTAGGAACCTAAAAACGCAACATTGACATAGTATCATAAATTCCAATATTTGTTACTTTTAACTTGGAAACTAGGCGTAATAGGCGTAAGTTGCAttgacattacattacattgacATTACATACCCAACCCCTGTtacaaaaaagttgggacgctgtgttaaaacataaatcaaacagaaaatgatAACTATCTAATCAATTCTGACATATAATCCAAATAAATCAGtacaaacacaatatatttaatgttttacctcatcaatttaattgatttttgtaaatatatgcttattttgaatttgaagttgggacagagacaacaaaagttgtttaataatcaaaaaacacctgtttggaataTTCCACTGGTAAACAGGTTAACTGGTAACAGATGATGGTATCATGAGTgtgtatgaaaggggcatcctcgaaaggctcagttgtACGAATGCAAAATCActactttgtgaaacacatgattgtttaTAGGATATTACTACATAGCTCAGGAACACTTCATAAAAATGGTTGTTTTACAAACAGTTCTATGGAAATGATTTAATTCTGTTATTATGTctgttttacacagtgtcccaactttttgggAATCACGGTTGTAGTGATCTGATCTATAATTGAATATAAGAATATTGTTTAGTGCAGCTTTTAgtgtttttggtttaaaataggaccattataaaaaaaactacttaaGAAGCTGATTTCATCACTGAGATTCTTATTAACCATAATTGATGGTTGACTTCCTTTATTTTAGAGAGACCAGCAGAATCGCAGCTCAGGTGAAGAGGCACAGCCACCTTCCATGCCCCCCAGAGATAGGCAgacatcctcctctcactgcAGCGGGCTGAATGAAAGCTTCCTGGAGTGTCCCAGCTGCCAGGCCGAGTATCCTGCAGATCACTACAGAGAACTCATGAGCCACCTAGAAACCTGTCTCGACTAAGCTGAGCCACCTTGTTCAGTTCTGTATCTTCTGTAATATGGATTTCACCTATGTTGTGTAACCAGAGGTACAAGTTAATAAACGATAGTGTTGCATTGTTGAGGTTGCGgttatgaatatttaatgaaaatgcaCCCGCGAAGTTTTGTTTAGCTCTAAAatgcttcttttctctgtcaaaagttacattttatttcccacACTAATCGTACTGACTTTAGTGATTGTCTGACTTTACCTCTAGCGCCACCCTCAggtaattttttgttttttagtgaaataaCCTGACAAGTATTGAATAGATTGCTTTGAAATTTTATATTCTACTGTCTTTGGTGGTTCCCTATATTTTCAGTTCCATAGGTCCCTGACCTCTCCCAGGTCTGACGCTGTTCAAACCAGATGAATAGCTCATAACAGCTTGTGTAAGTTAATCCCTTTCCTGCGCTATTTAAGGACATGGATTAGTATTGCTAGCCGACAATATGGAGAGTCAGAGGTCTGTGCAGTGGCTGTGGGCTTTGAAAGGGAACGTGACACCAAGGGTTAACCTAGTTTAAAGGCTTCAGAAAAAGATGTCCACATGGTTTAGACACATGTAACTTGCTGTGCCTTTCAGGAACTTATCATAGGGAAACGTCTTCATGGAAAGTTGGAATATGAGCTAAGCCTGTCTGAGAGGCAGACATAGAGCCAAGAGGCTGTTTCTCCTGTGGCCTTGTACAGTAGATTATCAACACCAGACATGACCAGAAATCCTTTCAGAGCAATAAGTATGTGTCTAAGCTCATTTTagctaaaacaaacatttaaacaagttATAGGTATAGGTAAATCTTTCCTCttccaaaacattttaaacctATCCCTGTAGGGTTGCATGAGTTGAAAAGCCTATTTTCAGCCACTGATTAGTTACTATCTTACTAATGTAGATCACCTGGAAGTAAACACTGTAATCTAATTCTCAACGTAAATAAAGTGGTGTCAAACTAATTAGATCTCAGTGAATTTGCAATTAACACAGTATTAAACAGTTGGATTGATTGAAGATTAGAACTAGATTAACCCACGGGGAAGTCGGGTCAATCCAAGATCACAACAAACTGTAGTGAGTATTAATTGTATTTAGAGCTATTCCCATTCCTCAAATTATGTACTTATGAACAAATTTGAGTTACTTGTATATTACTTTAGAGTGACATAATTCATtgcaaaataatcaaaatcgcAATATGACTAAATGCGATATCCAAATCGCAATAAAATGCAATTATTTGATGAATGTAAAATGTACTGTAGTGTGGCAGAAATGTCCTGGCCCTAAAAAtcctgttctccagatgtaagaaaatgCCAACagatcatcacatcatcatgattttaatatttttttcagtgaaattgaACATTTTGATGCAAACATGATCCCTCCactaattgtgaatcatatcgcaatcacaatatctgtcaaagtAATCGCAACGTGATATTTGAACCATATAGTACAGCCCTACgttacttgattatttccatttaatgcaactttatacttctactccacaaCATCTCAGTGGCAAATATTGTACTATTGAACTTGTGTAACATCTTTCATTAATCATTACTTGTCAGATTACAATTTTTCATACctgtcctccttcctctcctacTTCTTAAGCTTAATTAACTATTTTAAAACCCttttggattagctggaaaatacatttgctgaaaacaggctgtttcttTGAACTCATGAATAGTTGACTTTTTGTAGATGCAGGATTCTCACAAGGTAATAATGCTCCAAACCTGAGATAATCGTATACAGTGTGACACAGTGCTGTACGCTATACTTCAATATTAATTAAAAGTAGCACAATCTTAAATATCTACCGCAGAAAAATGCCACATACTGATCAGTGCAGTggtaatattaatccaaaaacatcactAAAATGGTTATGAAAGAGGGATTGCAAGAGAAAAGAGACATTGAAGTagagcagaataaaatgtttaactaCACAGTGGAAGACAAGCACAGAGAACATTTTGTAGTGTTTGTTTATCAGCTGGAGCAAACAGCATCATAAAGGCTCGTCACCAGCTgccgtccctcctcctcccctcctctttcatcATTTTGTGCCTTATCAGCTCATTTTCCCCATTCACTTGTGTGGTGTGAAATCAGTTAGCATCTCTGATCTAGATCACCTTTTTCTGCCTTCATGGATATTAACCCTCGCACTCACTTTCTCCATTTAAGAAACTTCACttatttttccttcttctctgaGCTGCACCGCTCAGATCATGTTGCCACCACTATTGTCGAGACCCTGGCTATCACTGCTGTCTTCCTGGTGTCCGTGGCAGCAAATGTGGGAGCCGCAGCCCTGGTAACCTGGGAACGCAGGCTGCTGGCCAACAAAACCATCCTGACCCTCAACTTGTTTGTGGCCGACCTGCTGTTCGTCAGCATGATCCCTCTGATTGTGGCAGTGCGGTGGACTGTGTCCTGGACGCTCGGGTATACGGCCTGTCACACTGTGCTCTATGTCATCTGTATGAGCGGTTGTGTCACCATCACTACCCTGGCCTCCATCAGTGTGGAGAGGGTCCAGGCTATCCTTCGGCTGAAGACTCTGCCCACTTTAAACCCCAAGATGGTGA
This genomic interval carries:
- the LOC141009805 gene encoding centrosomal protein of 55 kDa-like isoform X2, translated to MASSNYRPKGFLTKKLNSQHTMVVSSLRKENAYLRKTLAEMSRQHAEHNKLVEHFLSLESVRRETCLQLTAKEKKIALPSEQLSDEEEKLTDEDPTSDEGASSNNIRELQNHFNDALEKNKQWLEYDQQREAYVRAILARILWLEKQLNEANQARSQRQHNEDYSDEKERMNQLQERFEQLLQKANDHLGVVREKNDMTNQNLFMTQQRFMEMEREVEELKQQLQAEKMSRKGAAEDHHHCEEEMEQLMQLMLDRHHADWADIKDLERQRDQQNRSSGEEAQPPSMPPRDRQTSSSHCSGLNESFLECPSCQAEYPADHYRELMSHLETCLD
- the LOC141009805 gene encoding centrosomal protein of 55 kDa-like isoform X3, which gives rise to MASSNYRPKGFLTKKLNSQHTMVVSSLRKENAYLRKTLAEMSRQHAEHNKLVEHFLSLESVRRETCLQLTAKEKKIALPSEQLSDEEEKLTDEDPTSDEGASSNNIRELQNHFNDALEKNKQWLEYDQQREAYVRAILARILWLEKQLNEANQARSQRQHNEDYSDEKERMNQLQERFEQLLQKANDHLGVVREKNDMTNQNLFMTQQRFMEMEREVEELKQQLQAEKMSRKGAAEDHHHCEEEMRDQQNRSSGEEAQPPSMPPRDRQTSSSHCSGLNESFLECPSCQAEYPADHYRELMSHLETCLD
- the LOC141009805 gene encoding centrosomal protein of 55 kDa-like isoform X1, coding for MASSNYRPKGFLTKKLNSQHTMVVSSLRKENAYLRKTLAEMSRQHAEHNKLVEHFLSLESVRRETCLQLTAKEKKIALPSEQLSDEEEKLTDEDPTSDEGASSNNIRELQNHFNDALEKNKQWLEYDQQREAYVRAILARILWLEKQLNEANQARSQRQHNEDYSDEKERMNQLQERFEQLLQKANDHLGVVREKNDMTNQNLFMTQQRFMEMEREVEELKQQLQAEKMSRKGAAEDHHHCEEEMEQLMQLMLDRHHADWADIKDLERQVQVFSQDLDDERQNCSYLKKQMVRVLKLLQKNKDSGTRQSKRDQQNRSSGEEAQPPSMPPRDRQTSSSHCSGLNESFLECPSCQAEYPADHYRELMSHLETCLD